A genomic window from Scophthalmus maximus strain ysfricsl-2021 chromosome 17, ASM2237912v1, whole genome shotgun sequence includes:
- the mrps34 gene encoding 28S ribosomal protein S34, mitochondrial, translated as MVKKKRVRLIAEMARKIRAYRELKSQPRESQRYALDYDTMKRPYTGKMLPVLAWPDVRKESRLFSLLASMRMFGVGRSFTRKSWLEDHTEPSYWQITKVKVDYTAENMDHGKAWGVLTYKGKQESEVKEVDKVMYHDWRLIPKHMEQQFMDFEPLPEPPVRYVAYPPLLRAMLLAQHKKATGSVLTKEPTLPLKREVQLNKDYFRRQEQEKQSKEGTAV; from the exons ATGGTGAAGAAAAAGCGAGTTCGTCTCATCGCAGAAATGGCTCGGAAGATCCGGGCGTACCGGGAGCTCAAGTCCCAGCCGCGGGAGTCCCAGAGGTACGCGCTGGACTACGACACGATGAAGCGGCCTTACACGGGGAAGATGCTGCCCGTGCTGGCCTGGCCCGATGTGCGCAAGGAGAGCCGCCTCTTCTCCCTGCTGGCGAGCATGAGGATGTTCGGGGTGGGCCGCTCCTTCACCCGCAAGTCGTGGCTGGAGGACCACACTGAGCCCAGCTACTGGCAGATCACCAAGGTCAAGGTGGACTACACGGCTGAG AACATGGATCATGGCAAGGCATGGGGGGTCCTCACCTACAAAG GGAAACAGGAGAGTGAGGTCAAGGAGGTGGACAAGGTGATGTACCACGACTGGCGCCTGATTCCCAAACACATGGAGCAGCAATTCATGGACTTTGAGCCACTTCCTGAGCCGCCGGTACGCTATGTCGCCTACCCACCCCTGCTCCGGGCCATGCTGCTGGCCCAGCACAAGAAGGCAACGGGCAGCGTACTGACAAAGGAGCCCACCTTACCTCTAAAGAGGGAGGTCCAGCTCAACAAAGACTATTTCCGCAGGCAGGAACAAGAGAAGCAGAGCAAAGAGGGGACAGCGGTGTAA
- the spsb3a gene encoding SPRY domain-containing SOCS box protein 3a — protein MSRRSRNSRAWRYVWGGIRQDADARALVLASESEEWSYDRLEYSDSDSEADFSAVMVPPVPSAVPVTGESYCGCDSQAETSYNPRLRGFHQVKDCHCGEDDQDFDWVWDTSSRSTATLLSCENRKVNFHSEYSCGTAAIRGSKELAEGQHFWEIKMTSPVYGTDMMVGIGTSDVNLDKYRHTFCSLLGKDADSWGLSYTGLLHHKGEKMNFSSRFGQGSIIGVHLDTWHGTVTFFKNRKCIGVAATELHNKRFYPMACSTAAKSSMKVIRSCSAPTSLLYLCCARLRQLLPECIDTLDVLPLPPGLRQLLHNKLGWVLSLNNGATEETPDEPERPSRLPVPPLAGPSSSESDSEGCTSDPEACQRKRCRWT, from the exons ATGTCCAGGCGAAGCAGGAACAGCCGTGCGTGGAGGTATGTCTGGGGTGGGATACGGCAGGACGCGGACGCCCGGGCACTCGTGTTGGCCTCTGAGAGCGAGGAGTGGAGCTATGACCGCCTAGAG TACAGTGATTCAGACTCTGAGGCGGACTTCTCAGCAGTGATGGTCCCCCCAGTGCCCAGTGCAGTGCCCGTCACCGGAGAGTCCTACTGTGGCTGTGACTCCCAGGCTGAGACCAGCTACAACCCTCGTCTGCGAGGATTTCACCAAGTTAAAGACTGCCACTGTGGAGAGGACGACCAAG ATTTCGACTGGGTGTGGGATACCAGCAGCCGGTCGACAGCAACATTACTGAGCTGCGAAAATCGCAAAGTGAACTTCCACTCTGAATACAGCTGTGGCACAGCTGCGATCCGTGGCTCCAAAGAGCTGGCTGAAGGGCAGCACTTCTGGGAAATCAAGATGACATCCCCAGTGTACGGAACAGACATG ATGGTTGGCATTGGTACCTCTGATGTCAACCTagacaaatacagacacacgtTCTGCAGCCTGCTGGGAAAAGATGCAGACAGCTGGGGTCTCTCTTACACTG GCTTGTTGCATCAcaaaggagagaagatgaaCTTTTCTTCTCGGTTTGGACAGGGCTCCATCATCGGAGTCCACCTGGACACTTGGCACGGCACAGTTACTTTCTTCAAGAATCGAAAGTGTATAG GTGTTGCTGCCACGGAGCTACACAATAAGAGGTTTTACCCAATGGCGTGCTCCACGGCAGCGAAAAGCAGCATGAAGGTAATCCGGTCCTGCTCCGCGCCCACCTCCCTGCTGTATCTCTGCTGTGCTCGCCTTCGCCAGCTGCTGCCAGAGTGTATAGACACCTTGGACGTGTTGCCACTGCCACCAGGCCTCCGTCAGTTGCTCCACAATAAACTGGGTTGGGTGCTGAGTCTCAATAATGGCGCCACAGAAGAAACCCCTGATGAGCCCGAGCGTCCCTCAAGATTGCCTGTCCCTCCCTTGGCTGGACCGTCCTCCTCCGAGAGCGACTCAGAGGGTTGTACGTCCGACCCCGAAGCATGTCAGAGGAAAAGATGCCGCTGGACATGA
- the atp6v0ca gene encoding ATPase H+ transporting V0 subunit ca, translating to MSSQESPEYAPFFAVMGASAAMVFSALGAAYGTAKSGTGIAAMSVMRPELIMKSIIPVVMAGIIAIYGLVVAVLIANNISERITLYKSFLHLGAGLSVGLSGLAAGFAIGIVGDAGVRGTAQQPRLFVGMILILIFAEVLGLYGLIVALILSTK from the exons ATGTCTTCCCAGGAGAGCCCCGAGTACGCGCCCTTCTTCGCCGTGATGGGAGCCTCTGCGGCCATGGTCTTCAGCG CACTAGGAGCAGCATACGGGACAGCGAAGAGTGGCACGGGGATTGCTGCCATGTCCGTGATGCGGCCAGAGCTCATCATGAAGTCCATCATCCCCGTGGTCATGGCAGGAATCATCGCCATCTACGGCCTAGTGGTGGCTGTGCTGATAGCAAACAACATTTCTGAGAGAATCACCCTTTACAA GAGTTTCCTGCATCTTGGTGCCGGTCTGAGCGTGGGCCTGAGCGGTCTGGCAGCCGGGTTCGCCATCGGAATTGTGGGCGACGCTGGCGTTCGGGGCACTGCCCAGCAGCCCCGGCTTTTTGTGGGCATGATCTTGATCCTGATCTTCGCCGAGGTGCTGGGGCTTTATGGCCTCATCGTGGCCCTCATCCTATCTACAAAATAA